A genome region from Frankineae bacterium MT45 includes the following:
- a CDS encoding ABC-2 type transport system permease protein — MTALVEATPVRRTRAPGTGAVLLWELEKLAAQWRTRLAFVVCLVGPFAFAGAMRVSQSLPSDTLFGRWIHDSGFAVPLVVLGFAGAWALPLLVAIVAGDIFSTEDHLGTWPLLLTRSVRPMTIYVAKLLAVACYSVAMISILAVSSTAAGLLVEGAHPLVTLSGGTVTGAGALSKIALSWASVLLPSLAFAAFATSVSVLTRNSLAGIIGPTVVGLLLQLLLMLESISVIRDALPSTTFIAWHGYFMDPQALGSLHRGEVWSAVYLVAFCAVTLTVLARRDETNR, encoded by the coding sequence GTGACCGCGCTCGTCGAGGCCACACCGGTCCGGCGCACCCGCGCCCCCGGTACCGGAGCGGTGCTGCTCTGGGAGCTGGAGAAACTGGCGGCCCAGTGGCGAACCCGGCTGGCCTTCGTCGTCTGCCTCGTGGGCCCGTTCGCCTTTGCCGGGGCGATGCGGGTGAGCCAGTCGCTCCCCTCGGACACGCTCTTCGGCCGCTGGATTCACGACTCCGGGTTCGCGGTGCCGTTGGTGGTGCTCGGCTTCGCCGGCGCCTGGGCGCTGCCACTGCTGGTCGCGATCGTCGCCGGAGACATCTTCTCGACCGAGGATCATCTCGGCACCTGGCCGCTGCTACTGACGCGCTCGGTGCGCCCGATGACGATCTACGTCGCGAAGCTGCTGGCGGTCGCCTGCTACTCGGTGGCGATGATCAGCATCCTGGCCGTCTCCAGCACCGCGGCCGGCCTGCTCGTCGAGGGCGCCCATCCACTGGTGACGCTCTCCGGGGGCACGGTCACCGGCGCCGGAGCGCTCTCCAAGATCGCGCTCAGTTGGGCGTCCGTGCTGCTGCCGTCGCTAGCCTTCGCCGCCTTCGCGACGAGTGTCTCGGTGCTGACTCGCAACTCACTGGCCGGGATCATCGGCCCGACGGTGGTTGGTCTCCTCCTGCAGCTACTGCTCATGCTGGAGAGCATCTCGGTGATACGCGACGCACTCCCGTCGACGACCTTCATCGCCTGGCACGGGTACTTCATGGATCCGCAGGCGCTCGGTTCGCTGCATCGGGGAGAGGTGTGGAGTGCCGTCTATCTCGTGGCATTCTGCGCGGTGACGCTGACAGTGCTCGCTCGTCGTGACGAGACCAACCGATGA
- a CDS encoding ABC-2 type transport system ATP-binding protein gives MTLSGAAAVPGSRLRLVEQEPDPEPLLSVVGVGKCFGSVTALAGAELAVKPGSIHGLLGPNGAGKTTLLRVIFGLVRPDNGLIEVLGGPPSSAVARTGGVAGFVDSPRFYPYFSARKNLELLAALDGERSDEAIQEVLEQCGLLEVQRRRVGAFSTGQRQRLALAAALLRQPRLLIVDEPTTGLDPLGVIDLHVILRAIAGSGAAVLLSSHDMSEVELVCDAVTVLNHGRTSYTGSMDGLRAQAPDPTYRLITSDDEAALRIVGQSLHATRHRDGGLLIRGDVPQLDRLTIELGRASVAIRELQRQDSALEAMFLQLIAADGDADLRVPAIGEAP, from the coding sequence GTGACGCTGTCGGGAGCCGCCGCCGTACCGGGCTCGAGGCTGCGGCTGGTGGAGCAGGAGCCTGACCCCGAACCGCTGCTCTCGGTGGTGGGCGTCGGCAAGTGCTTCGGTTCAGTCACCGCCCTGGCCGGAGCCGAACTTGCCGTAAAACCTGGATCAATCCATGGCTTGCTCGGGCCGAATGGCGCGGGAAAGACCACGCTGCTGCGGGTCATCTTCGGGCTGGTGCGACCAGACAATGGCCTCATCGAAGTGCTCGGTGGACCGCCGAGCTCGGCGGTGGCCCGCACCGGGGGTGTCGCCGGCTTCGTCGATTCACCCCGCTTTTACCCGTATTTCTCGGCCCGGAAGAATCTTGAGCTGCTGGCCGCGCTGGACGGTGAGCGCAGTGACGAGGCTATCCAGGAGGTGCTGGAGCAGTGCGGGCTGCTGGAGGTGCAGCGCCGGCGGGTCGGCGCCTTCAGCACCGGGCAGCGCCAGCGTCTGGCCCTGGCCGCGGCACTGCTGCGCCAGCCGAGGCTGCTGATCGTCGATGAGCCCACCACCGGTCTCGACCCGCTCGGCGTGATCGATCTACACGTGATTCTGCGGGCCATCGCCGGATCCGGGGCCGCGGTGCTGCTGAGCAGCCACGACATGAGCGAGGTCGAGCTCGTCTGCGATGCGGTGACGGTGCTCAACCACGGCCGGACGAGCTACACCGGGTCGATGGACGGGCTGCGGGCGCAGGCCCCCGATCCGACCTACCGCCTCATCACGTCCGACGACGAGGCGGCCCTGAGAATCGTGGGGCAATCACTGCATGCGACGCGGCACCGAGACGGTGGGCTGCTGATACGAGGTGACGTCCCGCAGCTGGACAGGCTGACGATCGAGCTCGGCCGGGCGTCAGTTGCGATCCGGGAGTTGCAGCGGCAGGACAGCGCACTGGAGGCCATGTTCCTCCAACTCATCGCCGCCGACGGCGATGCCGACTTGCGAGTGCCGGCAATCGGAGAGGCGCCGTGA
- a CDS encoding Predicted transcriptional regulator, with product MAGQRRAAGGLEAEVLALLWAADRPMTAGDLVVEFGGTLAYNTVQTILIRLFDKGVVRRELVGRAHAYLPVFDDAGLVARRMYDQLQGADDVELVLSRFVDTLDPHLRQALRARLQHVTAHSELQA from the coding sequence ATGGCCGGTCAGCGTCGGGCGGCCGGTGGCCTGGAGGCTGAAGTGCTCGCCCTGCTGTGGGCGGCTGATCGGCCGATGACTGCCGGTGATCTGGTCGTCGAGTTCGGCGGCACGCTTGCCTACAACACTGTGCAGACGATCCTGATCCGGCTCTTCGACAAGGGCGTGGTGCGGCGAGAACTCGTCGGGCGGGCGCATGCGTATCTTCCGGTCTTTGACGACGCCGGTCTGGTCGCTCGGCGCATGTACGACCAGCTCCAGGGTGCCGACGACGTGGAACTGGTGCTCTCCCGGTTCGTCGACACCCTGGACCCCCATCTCAGGCAGGCGTTACGCGCGCGGCTGCAGCACGTGACGGCTCATAGCGAGTTGCAGGCCTAG
- a CDS encoding Fucose permease: protein MVANVDTVGTTTQARGDDVNDDVNPAKDEFLMPATDRRRAKDFRRYWVAGAIDAMGSHAATIVVPLIILGAGGSVTLAGAVATISIAVETAVEPVAGVVADRVSRRSMMILAALFAAAAALALAIVVAQDHYRLDVVIALVLAESISTACYGAAAQGAIRQLLPPDDPQPALAALQARDQGAALVGPPVGGLLFSLTRWAPLLLNAVSYVVTAVLVATIRTDLSPTAELDGQSNELCDDDCQDPCREHAGDLPRESLLESSKAGLRLAFGHPFLRFALTWGAGINAVFSTVYYVILLNAGAAGSSAAAIGVLLGVASGLGLIGSLAAPAVLRRVTPTRLIPFTSWLMVLLVAAMGFTGELFARGVLLGAVLLVSPAVSILFQSYAIATIPVELQGRVGGVMGFFLGVSLLVAPISAGLMVQWLSGWVITTVLAVLLAALAIYARTGTKALLECAAAAAEASDATDPSQSTVEV from the coding sequence TTGGTAGCGAACGTCGATACCGTCGGGACGACCACGCAAGCGCGTGGCGATGACGTGAATGATGACGTGAATCCGGCCAAGGACGAGTTCCTTATGCCCGCTACCGATCGTCGCCGAGCCAAGGACTTCCGCCGCTACTGGGTGGCCGGTGCCATCGACGCGATGGGTTCGCATGCCGCCACGATCGTCGTCCCGCTGATCATCCTCGGCGCTGGTGGCTCGGTGACCCTGGCTGGCGCGGTCGCAACAATCAGCATCGCTGTCGAGACCGCGGTTGAACCGGTCGCCGGCGTGGTGGCCGACCGGGTGTCACGCCGCTCGATGATGATCCTCGCCGCGCTCTTCGCCGCCGCCGCCGCCCTCGCGCTGGCGATCGTGGTGGCCCAGGATCACTACCGGCTCGACGTCGTCATTGCCCTCGTACTGGCCGAGTCGATCTCCACCGCCTGCTACGGCGCCGCGGCCCAGGGGGCGATCCGCCAACTCCTGCCACCGGATGATCCGCAGCCCGCCCTGGCCGCACTGCAGGCGCGGGATCAGGGAGCCGCCCTCGTCGGCCCGCCGGTCGGCGGGCTGCTCTTCAGCCTCACCCGCTGGGCCCCGCTGCTGCTCAACGCCGTCTCCTACGTCGTGACGGCGGTCCTCGTCGCCACCATCCGCACCGACCTCTCGCCCACTGCGGAATTGGATGGCCAGAGCAACGAACTCTGTGACGACGATTGCCAAGACCCGTGCCGGGAGCATGCCGGCGACCTCCCGCGAGAGAGCCTTCTCGAGTCGAGCAAGGCGGGGCTGCGACTGGCCTTCGGCCACCCTTTCCTGCGCTTCGCGCTGACCTGGGGCGCCGGGATCAACGCCGTCTTCTCCACCGTCTACTACGTGATCCTCCTCAACGCCGGCGCGGCCGGCTCCTCGGCCGCCGCGATCGGGGTGCTCCTCGGCGTCGCCTCCGGCCTCGGGTTGATCGGCTCGCTGGCCGCCCCGGCGGTACTGCGCCGAGTCACACCGACGAGGCTGATCCCCTTTACTTCTTGGCTAATGGTGCTCCTCGTAGCGGCCATGGGCTTCACCGGCGAGCTCTTTGCCCGCGGCGTGCTGTTAGGCGCGGTACTGCTGGTCTCCCCCGCCGTCAGCATCCTCTTCCAGTCCTACGCCATCGCCACCATCCCGGTGGAGCTGCAGGGACGCGTCGGCGGGGTGATGGGCTTCTTCCTCGGGGTTTCGCTGCTCGTCGCACCGATCAGCGCCGGACTCATGGTGCAGTGGCTCTCCGGTTGGGTCATCACCACAGTGCTCGCGGTACTCCTGGCCGCGCTGGCGATCTATGCCCGCACCGGAACCAAGGCGCTGCTGGAATGCGCGGCGGCAGCGGCTGAAGCTAGTGACGCAACCGATCCGTCCCAGTCGACGGTGGAGGTCTGA